From a region of the Nyctibius grandis isolate bNycGra1 chromosome 10, bNycGra1.pri, whole genome shotgun sequence genome:
- the UBLCP1 gene encoding ubiquitin-like domain-containing CTD phosphatase 1 — protein MSLSLIIKWGGQEYTITSLSEEDTVLDLKQSLKGLTGVLPERQKLLGLKMKGKPADDDVKLGALKLKPNTKIMMMGTREESLEDVLGPPPDNDDVVNDFDIEEEVVEVENREENLLKISRRVKEYKVEILNPPREGKKLLVLDVDYTLFDHRSCAETGVELMRPYLHEFLTSAYEDYDIVIWSATNMKWIEAKMKELGVSTNANYKITFMLDSAAMITVHTPRRGLIDVKPLGVIWGKFSEYYSKKNTIMFDDIGRNFLMNPQNGLKIRPFMKAHLNRDKDKELLKLTQYLKEIAKLDDFLELNHKHWERYLSKKQGQ, from the exons atgtctctctctctcataatAAAATGGGGTGGACAGGAATATACGATAACCTCACTGTCAGAAGAAGACACAGTGTTGGATCTGAAGCAGTCTCTTAAAGGCCTTACTGGAGTGTTACCAGAACGTCAAAAACTACTTGGACTTAAAATGAAGG GCAAACCTGCAGATGACGATGTTAAGCTTGGAGCTCTGAAGTTGAAACCAAATACTAAAATTATGATGATGGGCACTCGTGAAGAGAGTttg GAAGACGTCCTTGGGCCACCTCCTGATAATGATGATGTTGTCAATGACTTTGATATTGAAGAGGAAGTTGTGGAAGTAGAAAATAG GGAAGAAAATCTACTAAAAATTTCCCGCAGAGTTAAAGAATACAAAGTGGAAATTCTGAATCCTcctagagaaggaaaaaagctgctGGTGCTAGACGTTGATTATACACTATTTG ACCACAGATCATGTGCAGAAACTGGGGTAGAACTGATGAGGCCATACCTTCATGAATTCCTGACATCTGCATATGAGGATTATGATATTGTAATTTGGT CTGCTACTAATATGAAGTGGATTGAAGCCAAAATGAAA GAGCTTGGAGTGAGTACCAATGCAAACTACAAGATAACTTTCATGTTGGATAGCGCTGCCATGATAACAGTGCACACTCCTAGAAGAGGACTAATAGAT GTGAAGCCTCTTGGTGTCATCTGGGgaaaattttcagaatattacagcaaaaaaaatactattatgTTTGATGATATTGGCCGAAACTTCCTAATGAATCCACAAAATGGACTCAAG aTAAGGCCTTTTATGAAGGCACATTTAAATCGGGATAAAGACAAGGAGCTTCTAAAGCTCACTCAATACCTCaaagaaatagcaaaattaGATGACTTTTTGGAGCTGAATCACAAACATTGGGAAAG ataTCTTTCAAAGAAGCAAGGACAATAA
- the LOC137668250 gene encoding serine protease inhibitor Kazal-type 6-like, translating into MKTTGALVLLSLLLLSFFSDVAGQDIEEICREFVNRSVYCTRESNPHCGTDGITYGNKCAFCKAVLRSGGKIRLKHLGKC; encoded by the exons ATGAAGACAACAGGTGCCTTAGTGCTtctcagcctgctgctgctctctttcttctctg atgtagCAGGTCAAGACATTGAAGAG ATTTGTAGAGAGTTTGTAAACAGAAGCGTGTACTGCACAAGGGAGTCCAACCCTCACTGCGGCACGGACGGCATCACATACGGAAACAAGTGCGCCTTCTGCAAGGCAGTGCT GAGAAGTGGAGGGAAAATAAGATTGAAGCACCTGGGGAAATGCTGA